The following coding sequences lie in one Enterococcus sp. 9E7_DIV0242 genomic window:
- a CDS encoding alpha-galactosidase, whose protein sequence is MSIYFDVAQNFFHLSNNEISYIIGIEKEKYLTHRYFGPHLMGYHQVNQQQMIDRGFATNPISEERTFSLNTLPLETSTQGSLDYRVSNYQFRNRDGYRITDFVYDHFEILEGKPSLEGLPSLRGEQQQTLAIYLVDHVQSLEMVLYYTIYEDMPVITRSVAYKNNGAKATYIENAGSMLLDFPRCDFDLLTLNGAHTNEATIHRQPLHPGIQKIASTRGTSSPQHHPFLGLADRYTNEDQGHVYGFHFIYSGNFVAQAEVEQYGSTRIQIGINPETFEWKLSPGSTFQTPEVVLNFSAQGFNQLSQTFHKLYQTHLIPKQWQQVERPILLNSWEGNYFDFTEEDLLRQAQLANTLGIELFVLDDGWFGQREDDTTSLGDWFVNKAKLPNGIEHLADVIHQQKMKFGLWFEPEMISVNSRLFERHPEWSLQVPDYPQTQGRQQLVLNLSLPDVQEHLIQLLTTYLSSNKIDYIKWDMNRHLTEVGSFLLPNDQQKEVSHRYVLGLYRILSEVTKQFPHVLFENCSSGGGRFDPGMVAYMPQTWASDNTDALCRSKIQYGFSYLYPPIMMGAHVSDSPNHQVGRETPLASRFLIAMSGNFGYELAIEKQSAQDLETIKEQIAFYKKHRRLLQFGQFYRLKELDKAYSTAWLFKNETEALLVYSNGLAQPAQAIQYLKTKYLEDTALYKDTSTGKIYSGSELNHAGILVSRIKGDFNCFCIHWTVIE, encoded by the coding sequence ATGTCCATCTATTTTGATGTAGCGCAAAACTTTTTCCACCTGAGCAATAATGAAATTAGTTACATCATTGGTATCGAAAAAGAAAAATATCTTACCCATAGATATTTTGGTCCTCATTTGATGGGGTATCATCAGGTCAATCAGCAGCAAATGATCGATCGCGGCTTTGCTACGAATCCAATCAGTGAGGAACGTACTTTTTCGTTAAATACACTGCCACTTGAAACTAGTACACAAGGTAGCTTGGATTATCGAGTGAGCAATTATCAGTTTCGAAATAGAGACGGGTATCGTATTACTGATTTCGTGTATGACCACTTTGAAATTTTAGAAGGCAAACCTTCTTTAGAGGGGCTGCCATCACTAAGGGGAGAGCAGCAGCAAACCTTAGCGATTTATCTTGTAGACCATGTCCAGTCGCTTGAAATGGTGTTGTATTATACGATATACGAGGATATGCCTGTGATTACACGGAGTGTGGCGTATAAGAATAACGGGGCAAAGGCAACCTATATAGAAAATGCTGGTTCGATGCTTCTGGATTTTCCACGTTGTGATTTTGACTTACTGACACTTAATGGGGCACATACAAATGAGGCAACAATCCATCGGCAACCACTCCATCCTGGTATACAAAAAATTGCATCGACTAGGGGAACGAGCAGTCCACAGCATCATCCATTCTTAGGGCTTGCTGATCGGTATACGAATGAAGATCAAGGACACGTTTACGGTTTTCATTTTATTTATAGTGGGAATTTTGTGGCTCAAGCGGAAGTAGAGCAATATGGAAGTACTCGGATTCAAATCGGGATCAATCCAGAAACCTTTGAATGGAAATTATCACCGGGCTCAACTTTTCAGACGCCAGAGGTTGTGTTGAACTTTAGTGCACAAGGGTTTAATCAGCTTTCTCAGACGTTCCATAAGCTCTATCAAACCCACTTGATTCCTAAGCAATGGCAGCAGGTGGAGCGCCCCATCTTACTTAATTCTTGGGAAGGCAACTATTTTGATTTTACTGAAGAGGACTTGCTTCGCCAAGCTCAATTAGCGAATACGTTGGGGATTGAATTATTTGTTTTGGATGATGGCTGGTTTGGCCAACGTGAGGATGATACAACCTCTTTAGGCGATTGGTTCGTCAACAAAGCAAAACTTCCCAATGGGATCGAGCATCTTGCGGATGTGATTCATCAGCAAAAGATGAAATTTGGGTTATGGTTTGAGCCGGAAATGATTTCTGTGAACAGTCGTTTGTTTGAAAGACATCCAGAGTGGAGTCTGCAGGTTCCTGATTACCCTCAAACACAGGGCAGACAGCAACTTGTCTTAAATTTGAGTTTGCCGGACGTTCAAGAGCACCTTATTCAACTGCTGACAACGTATCTTTCTTCGAATAAAATCGACTATATAAAGTGGGATATGAATCGACATTTAACGGAAGTGGGCAGTTTTCTTTTACCGAATGATCAGCAAAAAGAAGTCAGCCATCGCTATGTTTTAGGACTTTACCGTATTTTATCTGAAGTAACAAAGCAATTTCCACACGTTCTTTTTGAAAATTGCTCGAGTGGCGGCGGTCGATTTGATCCCGGGATGGTTGCCTATATGCCTCAAACGTGGGCAAGCGATAACACAGATGCGTTGTGTCGTTCAAAAATCCAATACGGTTTTAGCTATCTATATCCGCCAATTATGATGGGGGCTCATGTTTCGGATAGTCCGAATCATCAAGTAGGTCGAGAGACACCTTTAGCCAGTCGTTTTTTAATTGCAATGAGTGGTAATTTTGGCTATGAATTAGCTATAGAAAAGCAATCAGCACAAGACCTTGAGACGATAAAAGAGCAAATTGCATTTTATAAAAAGCATCGCAGGCTGTTACAATTTGGGCAATTTTATCGTTTAAAAGAACTTGATAAAGCTTACTCCACTGCGTGGCTGTTTAAAAACGAAACAGAAGCCCTTCTGGTCTATTCCAATGGACTTGCTCAACCCGCACAAGCGATTCAGTATCTAAAAACAAAATATCTTGAGGATACGGCTCTTTATAAGGATACGAGTACAGGAAAAATATACAGTGGCAGCGAATTAAATCATGCCGGTATTCTTGTTTCTAGGATCAAAGGGGATTTCAATTGTTTCTGTATTCATTGGACCGTTATAGAATAA
- a CDS encoding glycoside hydrolase family 13 protein yields MKTNWWKKATIYQIYPRSFQDTNADGIGDLPGIIQRLDYLAFLGIDAVWLSPVYQSPNEDNGYDISDYQAIGSEYGTMEDMDRLIEEAKKRNIRIIMDLVVNHTSSEHPWFQSALQSTESPFHDFYIWRKGVEGQPPNALQSNFGGSAWTLVPELGEYYLHLHAKEQPDLNWENKKMRQEIYRMMNDWIEKGVGGFRLDVIDLIGKEPDQSITKNGPKLHELLQEMNQNTFGEYDLVTVGETWGATPEIAQLYSDEEREELSMVFQFEHINLDKQPGKRKWDLKKLDPKELHQVFSKWQTELTGKGWNSLFWNNHDLPRIISRWGDDQNYRILSGKMLAIYLYFLQGTPYIYQGEEIGMINYPVTSIEEVDDIESRRMYDERIGLGYTEDEIIASINAKGRDNARHPMQWYASKQAGFTEGIPWLPVGDSTEINVAAALDDPNSLFYTYKKLIQLRKELPVITEGIFESIPTDNAEVLAYIRKNEGEKIMVVVNFSSEPNQFLLDTTQPIKEVLIHNYEKEISQTLLPYEAYAVLLS; encoded by the coding sequence ATGAAAACTAACTGGTGGAAAAAAGCAACGATCTATCAAATTTATCCACGTAGCTTTCAGGATACGAACGCAGATGGTATTGGCGATCTTCCGGGAATTATTCAGCGTTTAGATTACCTTGCTTTTCTAGGGATAGATGCCGTGTGGCTGAGTCCTGTGTATCAATCACCTAATGAAGACAATGGCTATGACATCAGTGACTATCAAGCGATTGGTTCAGAATATGGAACAATGGAGGATATGGATCGACTGATTGAAGAAGCAAAAAAGCGAAATATCAGGATCATCATGGACTTAGTTGTCAATCACACTTCCTCTGAACATCCTTGGTTTCAATCAGCACTTCAGAGTACAGAGAGTCCCTTTCATGATTTTTATATTTGGAGAAAGGGCGTTGAAGGACAGCCGCCGAACGCCCTTCAGTCAAACTTCGGCGGCTCAGCTTGGACATTGGTTCCGGAACTTGGAGAGTATTATCTTCACTTACACGCAAAGGAGCAACCTGACTTAAATTGGGAAAATAAAAAAATGCGTCAAGAGATTTATCGTATGATGAACGACTGGATCGAAAAAGGGGTAGGCGGATTTCGTCTGGATGTGATCGATTTAATTGGAAAGGAACCCGACCAATCCATTACTAAAAATGGCCCAAAACTCCATGAACTATTACAGGAAATGAATCAGAACACCTTTGGCGAATATGATTTGGTCACGGTTGGTGAAACTTGGGGCGCAACACCCGAAATTGCTCAGCTTTATTCAGACGAGGAGCGAGAGGAATTATCGATGGTTTTCCAATTTGAGCATATCAATTTGGATAAGCAACCAGGCAAACGAAAATGGGATCTAAAAAAACTTGATCCGAAAGAACTGCACCAAGTTTTTTCTAAATGGCAAACTGAACTGACTGGTAAAGGTTGGAACTCCCTGTTTTGGAATAATCATGATTTACCACGAATCATTTCTCGTTGGGGCGATGATCAAAACTATAGGATCCTTAGTGGGAAAATGTTAGCAATTTATCTTTATTTTCTTCAAGGAACACCGTATATATACCAAGGCGAAGAGATTGGAATGATAAATTACCCCGTCACGTCCATTGAGGAAGTCGATGATATTGAGAGTCGGAGAATGTATGACGAACGCATCGGTTTAGGCTATACAGAAGATGAAATCATTGCCTCTATTAATGCCAAAGGACGCGATAATGCACGCCACCCAATGCAGTGGTATGCGTCTAAACAAGCTGGTTTTACAGAGGGTATTCCTTGGCTGCCTGTAGGAGATTCAACTGAAATCAATGTAGCCGCCGCTTTAGATGATCCAAACTCCTTATTCTATACGTACAAAAAACTGATACAGCTCCGAAAAGAGTTACCAGTCATTACAGAAGGAATATTTGAAAGTATTCCAACAGACAATGCAGAAGTTTTGGCTTACATCCGTAAAAATGAGGGCGAAAAAATAATGGTTGTTGTCAACTTTTCCAGTGAACCAAATCAATTCTTATTGGATACAACACAACCGATCAAAGAAGTATTGATTCATAATTATGAAAAAGAAATCAGTCAAACGCTGCTTCCTTACGAAGCCTATGCTGTTTTATTAAGTTAA
- a CDS encoding sucrose-specific PTS transporter subunit IIBC: MDYKKVAEEINQALGKDNIQAAAHCATRLRLVLKDSSKVDQKALDNNDAVKGTFEANDQFQIIIGAGDVNNVYDELIKITHVKEASTADLKAVAANGKKNNPIMAFIKVLSDIFVPIVPALVAGGLLMALNNVLTAQHLFGPQSIVEMFPAVTDIAGIINLLASAPFAFLPILVGFSATKRFGGNPYLGAAMGMAMVMPDLVNGYGVANAIAEGSMNYWHVFGMNVAQAGYQGSVLPVLVVAWILATLEKFFHKRIPNAFDFTFTPMLAIIITGFLTFIVVGPVMRIVSDGLTDGLVWLYNTTGALGLGVFGLFYSPIVITGLHQSFPAIETTLLADVARTGGSFIFPVASMANVGQGAATLAIMLLTKNEKQKSLATSASISAMLGITEPAIFGVNLKLKFPFICGMIASAVACVFIGAFHVLSVAMGPASVIGFISIAPKSIPSFMIGIVISILVGFVTTYAYGKRHMAILADDDTRADEVAVEINEDPEAESSSVEDEVLTAPVKGTLLPLKEVNDPVFAQEMMGKGIAIIPEKGMIYAPADGELTIVHDSKHAYGLKTTHGAEVLIHIGIDTVKLNGEAFETNKKYGDLVKKGDILGTVDLDAIKKAGFDPTVMMIVTNTNDYESVEVIDTLAADRNQGLLALSARYEN; this comes from the coding sequence ATGGATTACAAAAAAGTGGCAGAGGAAATCAATCAAGCGCTTGGCAAAGACAACATTCAAGCAGCCGCGCATTGCGCGACACGACTGAGGTTGGTTCTAAAAGATTCAAGCAAGGTAGATCAAAAAGCGTTAGACAATAATGATGCTGTTAAAGGAACATTTGAAGCCAATGACCAGTTTCAAATCATTATTGGTGCCGGTGATGTAAACAACGTCTATGATGAACTGATAAAAATAACACATGTGAAGGAAGCATCGACAGCTGATTTAAAAGCAGTAGCGGCGAATGGTAAGAAGAACAATCCCATTATGGCATTTATTAAGGTATTATCTGATATTTTTGTTCCGATCGTTCCGGCTTTAGTTGCCGGTGGTTTATTGATGGCATTGAACAATGTGTTGACCGCACAACATCTATTTGGCCCTCAATCCATTGTAGAAATGTTTCCAGCTGTAACGGACATCGCTGGCATCATTAATTTATTAGCTTCTGCGCCGTTTGCTTTCTTACCTATCTTGGTCGGTTTCTCTGCAACCAAACGTTTTGGCGGTAATCCCTATCTAGGTGCAGCCATGGGGATGGCGATGGTGATGCCCGATTTAGTCAATGGATATGGCGTAGCTAATGCAATTGCAGAAGGAAGTATGAATTACTGGCATGTCTTTGGGATGAATGTTGCCCAAGCAGGTTACCAAGGCTCTGTATTACCGGTGTTGGTGGTTGCTTGGATTTTAGCAACGCTAGAAAAATTCTTTCATAAAAGAATTCCAAACGCATTTGATTTCACCTTTACCCCAATGCTAGCCATCATTATTACTGGATTTTTAACCTTTATCGTTGTGGGACCGGTTATGAGAATCGTTTCGGATGGTTTAACCGACGGACTAGTTTGGTTGTATAATACGACGGGCGCACTCGGTTTAGGGGTATTCGGACTGTTTTATTCTCCTATTGTTATTACAGGGCTACATCAAAGCTTCCCGGCAATCGAAACAACGTTGCTAGCTGATGTCGCGCGGACTGGCGGCTCCTTCATTTTCCCAGTCGCTTCCATGGCAAATGTTGGTCAAGGAGCAGCAACGCTGGCCATCATGTTACTAACGAAAAATGAAAAGCAAAAAAGCTTAGCGACCTCAGCAAGTATTTCGGCGATGCTGGGAATTACAGAGCCGGCAATATTTGGGGTCAATTTAAAACTTAAATTTCCATTTATTTGCGGCATGATCGCCTCAGCAGTTGCTTGTGTATTTATTGGGGCATTTCATGTTTTATCCGTAGCAATGGGCCCTGCAAGTGTTATTGGTTTTATCTCCATCGCACCAAAATCAATTCCTTCTTTCATGATTGGGATCGTCATCAGTATTCTAGTCGGCTTTGTTACAACATATGCTTACGGTAAACGTCATATGGCTATATTGGCAGATGATGATACTCGTGCAGATGAAGTTGCCGTTGAAATCAATGAAGATCCTGAGGCAGAAAGTAGCTCTGTTGAAGATGAAGTATTAACTGCTCCTGTCAAAGGAACACTGCTTCCTCTAAAAGAAGTCAACGATCCCGTTTTTGCACAAGAAATGATGGGAAAAGGGATTGCAATCATTCCAGAAAAAGGGATGATTTACGCACCGGCCGACGGAGAACTAACCATCGTACACGATTCAAAACACGCTTATGGATTAAAAACAACCCATGGTGCGGAAGTACTGATTCATATTGGGATCGATACGGTAAAATTGAATGGTGAAGCCTTTGAAACCAATAAAAAATATGGAGATTTAGTTAAAAAAGGAGATATTTTGGGAACCGTTGATTTAGATGCAATCAAAAAAGCCGGCTTTGATCCTACCGTGATGATGATCGTTACCAATACAAACGACTATGAATCCGTTGAAGTAATTGATACATTAGCAGCCGATAGAAACCAAGGGCTACTAGCATTGAGTGCACGTTATGAAAACTAA
- a CDS encoding sucrose-6-phosphate hydrolase, with product MSNKKIWTKEERYRPYQEWDKQHLALLQQKVADSNWRLGYHIQPNTGLLNDPNGFSFFNNQWHVFYQSYPMGAVHGVKSWYHLTSDNLVDWKEEGTKIFPDGLYDSHGVYSGTALAVSDHLFLAYTGNVRDADWVRHSYQLGAWMDGSGAVQKIEKPLLTASPAGYTSEFRDPQVFRYEDNYLMAIGAQNEAEEGKILTYQSSDLLTWQCKGELEFTDKKMGFMIECPNLLVTEDAALLIFCPQGLEKDSCFYENIYPNTYVIADSYDHESNRLVDPTILKNLDEGFDVYATQAFQAPDNRLLSISWVGLPEIDYPTDQEEWAHCLSSVKELVIKEKQLYQRPIAEMEQLRIGEAVDINQDSSSQDSSSFVETKTNQYELLLSFDPLSKGTLTLCTDKEQNQGLTINFDSQHGKITIDRSQAGAVFAEEYGFVRSFTVEQKPLDLQIFVDSSIVEIFINEGEKVVTMRIFPEADQTGIHLACDGGYQGKLWQLRKTNQ from the coding sequence ATGTCTAATAAAAAAATTTGGACGAAAGAAGAACGTTATCGTCCCTATCAAGAGTGGGATAAACAGCACCTTGCCTTATTGCAACAGAAAGTAGCTGATTCTAACTGGCGCTTAGGGTACCATATCCAACCCAATACAGGCTTACTAAATGACCCAAATGGTTTTTCATTTTTTAATAATCAGTGGCATGTTTTTTATCAATCGTATCCAATGGGTGCAGTCCATGGGGTAAAATCCTGGTATCATCTGACCTCTGATAATCTAGTAGATTGGAAAGAAGAAGGAACGAAGATATTTCCAGATGGTCTGTATGATAGTCATGGGGTATATTCAGGAACTGCTCTGGCTGTTTCGGACCACTTGTTTCTTGCTTATACCGGGAATGTGCGTGATGCGGATTGGGTTCGTCATTCCTATCAGCTAGGTGCCTGGATGGATGGATCTGGAGCGGTTCAAAAAATCGAGAAACCACTGCTTACTGCCTCACCGGCGGGCTACACATCTGAATTCAGAGATCCCCAAGTATTTCGATACGAGGATAATTATTTGATGGCTATAGGTGCGCAAAATGAGGCAGAAGAAGGCAAGATTCTTACCTATCAGAGTTCTGATTTACTGACCTGGCAGTGTAAGGGAGAATTAGAATTTACCGATAAAAAAATGGGGTTTATGATTGAATGCCCGAATTTATTAGTAACAGAAGATGCTGCCTTACTTATCTTTTGCCCTCAGGGTCTAGAGAAGGACAGTTGTTTTTATGAAAATATCTACCCTAACACGTATGTTATTGCAGACTCTTACGACCATGAATCAAATCGTTTGGTTGATCCTACCATACTAAAAAATCTGGATGAGGGGTTTGACGTATATGCGACACAAGCGTTTCAAGCACCCGACAACCGTCTATTATCCATTAGCTGGGTAGGCTTACCGGAAATCGATTATCCAACCGATCAAGAAGAGTGGGCCCATTGTCTAAGTAGCGTCAAAGAACTGGTTATAAAAGAAAAGCAATTGTATCAACGTCCTATCGCAGAAATGGAGCAATTACGCATAGGCGAAGCGGTTGATATCAACCAAGATTCCAGTTCTCAAGATTCCAGCTCGTTTGTTGAAACAAAGACAAATCAGTATGAATTGCTGCTGTCGTTTGACCCGCTTTCCAAGGGAACGTTAACTTTATGTACGGATAAAGAACAAAATCAAGGATTAACGATTAATTTTGATTCCCAACATGGTAAAATAACGATAGACCGTAGTCAGGCTGGTGCTGTTTTTGCAGAAGAATATGGCTTTGTCCGATCGTTTACAGTCGAACAAAAACCATTGGATTTACAGATATTTGTAGATTCTTCGATTGTTGAAATCTTCATCAATGAGGGTGAAAAGGTTGTAACAATGCGAATTTTTCCGGAAGCAGATCAGACAGGAATCCATCTAGCTTGTGATGGAGGCTATCAAGGAAAATTATGGCAATTGCGGAAAACTAACCAATAA
- a CDS encoding LacI family DNA-binding transcriptional regulator, with amino-acid sequence MVVKLTDVAKKAGVSPTTVSRVINNYGSLSQKTIDKVNLAMKELNYQPNSLARSLQGKNTQLIGLIFPTVANPFFGELVEGIEGKLFDLGYRVILCDSANNKEKERHYINMLAANKVDGIIAGAHNLGIAEYEDIELPIVSFDRYLADNIPIIGSDNFQGGYLATETLFVKGARKIAILTGSQESNSPTNFRLNGYLSFLEKHDLEPKIFQIQTTARSTTLKNLEIKHILETEDIDSLFCTDDLTAILAYNQCQQLKINVPEQIKIIGYDGTKFVQNYFPQLSTIAQPMADYAEILVDLLLQRIQNPEKKLEKNYLLPVKLIQGQTT; translated from the coding sequence ATGGTTGTCAAACTAACTGATGTTGCAAAGAAAGCGGGGGTTTCTCCCACTACCGTTTCTCGTGTTATTAATAATTATGGCTCTTTAAGCCAAAAAACCATTGATAAAGTAAATCTAGCGATGAAAGAGCTGAATTATCAACCCAATTCTTTAGCTCGTTCGTTGCAAGGAAAAAATACTCAATTGATCGGACTGATTTTTCCAACGGTTGCGAATCCTTTTTTTGGAGAGCTTGTGGAAGGAATCGAAGGGAAATTATTTGATTTAGGCTACCGTGTCATATTATGTGATAGTGCGAATAATAAAGAAAAAGAGCGGCATTATATTAATATGCTTGCGGCCAATAAAGTAGATGGGATCATAGCTGGTGCTCACAATCTAGGGATTGCAGAGTATGAAGATATCGAACTGCCGATTGTTTCTTTTGACCGTTATTTAGCGGATAATATTCCAATCATTGGCAGTGATAATTTTCAAGGCGGCTATTTAGCTACTGAAACATTATTTGTCAAAGGAGCACGAAAAATTGCGATTCTTACAGGATCACAAGAATCAAATTCCCCTACAAATTTTCGCTTGAATGGGTATTTAAGCTTTTTAGAGAAGCACGACTTAGAGCCTAAAATTTTTCAGATTCAAACAACAGCGAGATCAACAACCTTGAAAAATTTAGAAATCAAACATATTTTAGAAACGGAAGACATTGACAGCTTATTCTGTACGGATGATCTAACGGCTATACTGGCATATAATCAGTGCCAGCAGTTGAAGATAAACGTACCTGAACAAATCAAGATCATTGGGTATGATGGGACAAAATTCGTTCAGAATTATTTCCCACAGCTTTCAACGATTGCTCAACCAATGGCTGACTATGCAGAAATTTTGGTGGACTTGTTACTACAAAGAATTCAGAATCCAGAAAAAAAACTTGAAAAAAATTATTTATTACCGGTAAAACTAATTCAAGGTCAAACAACATAA
- a CDS encoding ROK family protein: MIYGAIEAGGTKFVCAVGNENLEILERVSFPTETPEKTMRSVVDFFKKFDALTTIGVGSFGPIDVKRESETYGYITSTPKLAWKNFDFVGYLKEQLANISVAWTTDVNAACYGEYIAGCGKGLSSVVYYTIGTGVGGGALLDGQFVEGFSHPEMGHAIVRRHPEDTFAGNCPYHNDCLEGLAAGPAIENRTGIKGQDLPPDDASWDIVAYYIAQCAYNTTLLFSPQIIIFGGGVMKQEQLRKKVQEQFAKLINEYVKYPDLATYIVTPQLEDNAGVIGCLALAKDLYVQA; this comes from the coding sequence ATGATATACGGTGCGATTGAGGCTGGGGGCACAAAATTTGTTTGTGCAGTGGGCAATGAAAACTTGGAAATACTTGAGCGTGTCTCCTTTCCTACAGAAACACCTGAAAAAACGATGCGTTCGGTCGTTGATTTTTTCAAAAAATTTGATGCACTCACGACAATCGGAGTCGGATCATTTGGTCCGATCGATGTTAAACGAGAGTCTGAAACGTATGGTTATATTACCTCTACCCCCAAGCTTGCGTGGAAGAATTTTGATTTTGTCGGATATTTAAAAGAACAATTAGCCAACATTTCTGTTGCTTGGACAACAGACGTAAATGCGGCTTGTTATGGGGAATATATTGCGGGATGTGGTAAAGGGTTATCAAGTGTAGTGTATTACACTATCGGAACAGGCGTTGGTGGTGGAGCTTTGTTAGATGGGCAATTCGTTGAAGGATTTAGTCATCCCGAAATGGGCCATGCTATAGTTCGACGCCATCCTGAAGATACATTTGCCGGTAATTGTCCATACCACAATGACTGCTTGGAAGGGTTAGCTGCAGGACCTGCCATCGAGAATAGAACGGGGATCAAAGGGCAGGATTTACCTCCAGATGATGCATCCTGGGATATCGTAGCTTACTACATTGCACAATGTGCGTACAATACGACCTTGCTTTTTTCTCCACAAATCATTATTTTTGGCGGCGGTGTGATGAAGCAAGAACAATTAAGAAAAAAAGTCCAAGAACAATTTGCCAAGCTAATCAATGAGTATGTGAAATATCCGGATTTAGCGACATACATCGTTACCCCTCAATTAGAGGACAATGCTGGTGTGATTGGTTGTCTAGCTTTAGCCAAGGATTTATATGTGCAAGCTTGA
- a CDS encoding PRD domain-containing protein produces the protein MRVVKSLNNNIILAEDAKGNEVVLFGTGIGFKKKKGEEIPSQAIQKKFTIEKENRLSKILNTISSQTIDITEDILTIANDKLDKKINDIAIISISDHIRYAIERTKQGIEIKNPLQWEIPHLYPKEHEVGKLAVEWIREQYGISLFDSEASFITMHIINAQYENSDMDYTMRLTETISKIINIVNYHYHISINELGINYSRFVTHLRYFVIRQKEKIDSDEILNQELYQTIVTKHKKSFACAKKIAEYLSDIYSWHVSETEIIYLVLHIERLIQESK, from the coding sequence ATGAGAGTTGTGAAATCTTTAAATAACAATATTATCTTAGCAGAGGACGCTAAGGGAAATGAAGTCGTGCTGTTTGGAACAGGTATTGGTTTTAAAAAAAAGAAAGGGGAAGAAATTCCCAGCCAAGCAATTCAAAAGAAATTCACCATTGAAAAAGAAAATCGATTATCCAAGATACTAAATACTATCTCCTCACAAACAATTGATATTACAGAAGATATTTTGACAATAGCGAATGATAAACTAGATAAAAAAATAAATGACATTGCAATTATTAGTATATCGGATCATATTCGGTATGCGATTGAACGAACAAAGCAAGGGATAGAAATAAAAAATCCTTTACAATGGGAAATTCCACATTTATATCCTAAAGAGCATGAAGTAGGAAAATTAGCTGTAGAATGGATTAGAGAACAATATGGCATCTCTTTGTTTGACTCTGAAGCTTCCTTTATTACCATGCACATTATCAATGCACAATACGAGAATAGTGATATGGATTATACGATGCGCTTAACAGAAACTATTAGTAAAATCATCAATATTGTCAATTATCACTATCATATTTCTATTAATGAGTTAGGGATTAATTATTCTCGATTTGTTACTCATTTACGATATTTTGTCATTCGGCAAAAAGAAAAAATAGATTCTGATGAAATACTAAATCAGGAATTATACCAAACTATCGTTACGAAACATAAAAAAAGCTTTGCCTGTGCTAAAAAAATAGCAGAATATTTATCTGATATATATAGCTGGCATGTTAGTGAAACAGAAATCATCTATTTAGTGTTACATATAGAACGATTAATTCAAGAAAGTAAATAG